Proteins encoded in a region of the Panicum hallii strain FIL2 chromosome 3, PHallii_v3.1, whole genome shotgun sequence genome:
- the LOC112884175 gene encoding uncharacterized protein LOC112884175 isoform X1, translated as MPHKRLNNMDDESNSSRRNKLKGILQDQSPEPHNLSLKDLKEITNDFSDERLLGQGGFGKVYKGVLRNGDMIAVKKLTWTLTGIQDKQYENEARHLMRLRHPNIVQLVGYCSETEKELVQHNGKYVYAEKPERLLCLEYLPKGSLRMHLSDASSGLDWDTRYKIIKGICYGLHYLHEEWQAGTPIIHRDLKPANILLDDNMVPKIADFGLARLFGELQTRTITKNHWGTLGYMSPEYLNRGIITKELDIFSLGVIIIEIITGDKHYPDNVETSSQEFIELVLTNWKNKLEEVHGTCTSREFDCQQIRKCIDIGLLCVKLDRALRPTTRQIIEMLCSTRGRMRIVKKVKIIRIIKKVSEEAEKERFRQLSAPAAPPRLLVDWNQRPRYHLVFLNGLKPVYTMTRLEADDGTAIKVAIIERLENNRTNIVRFGPLSSVRVEVVALHGNFNAKSEECWSPEEFNKHIVFGREKRAQLLTGNLTLKLNGGEALLENAIFTDNSSFTSTMTFRLGLRLVQPSGERVLEGVTKPFRVKERRVEGFEKHYPPVLDDEVWRLKGIGKTGAYHQALSDNGIDSVKKFLQAYMKDEQKLVKIFNKMPQSTWKSIIEHAMTCKFGDSLYLYEAKESDAGLYFDEIYQLVGVKFGDCYKPIHQLDQIDKNLVDFLKLMAYQNIDGIQSNYKMVNNYPVLHTFPAQGTSLMSPVLPNQQILNYGQHGSYLGETFSTSQGFRSNHSRENFSTSQGSSNVS; from the exons ATGCCTCACAAAAGATTAAATAATATGGACGATGAGTCTAACTCAAGCAGACGCAACAAACTGAAGGGGATATTACAAGATCAAAGTCCAGAACCCCACAATCTATCACTAAAAGATTTGAAAGAGATAACAAATGATTTTTCTGATGAGCGGCTACTTGGccaaggtggttttggtaaggTGTACAAG GGAGTACTACGAAATGGGGATATGATTGCTGTGAAGAAGCTTACGTGGACACTGACAGGAATTCAGGATAAGCAATATGAGAATGAAGCCCGTCATCTGATGAGGCTTAGACATCCAAACATAGTGCAACTTGTAGGATACTGTTCTGAAACAGAGAAGGAACTTGTACAGCACAATGGGAAATACGTTTATGCTGAGAAGCCAGAAAGGTTACTTTGCTTGGAGTACCTGCCTAAAGGAAGCCTTCGCATGCATCTTTCAG ATGCATCTTCTGGACTTGATTGGGACACACGCTACAAAATTATTAAGGGTATTTGCTATGGTTTACATTATCTTCATGAGGAGTGGCAAGCTGGTACCCCTATTATTCATAGGGACCTTAAACCAGCAAACATATTGCTCGACGATAATATGGTGCCAAAAATCGCTGACTTTGGTTTGGCGAGGCTTTTCGGTGAGCTACAAACTCGAACCATCACAAAAAATCATTGGGGAACATT GGGTTACATGTCACCGGAATACTTAAACAGAGGCATAATCACAAAGGAGTTAGATATATTCAGTTTGGGCGTAATAATTATAGAGATAATTACTGGAGACAAGCACTACCCTGATAATGTTGAAACATCATcccaggaattcattgagctt GTACTTACGAACTGGAAAAATAAGCTCGAAGAAGTGCATGGTACATGTACATCCCGAGAATTTGATTGCCAACAAATAAGAAAGTGCATTGATATTGGTCTACTCTGCGTGAAACTTGATCGGGCGTTAAGGCCAACAACACGACAAATTATCGAGATGCTATGCAGCACGAGGGGGAGAATGAGGATTGTCAAAAAAGTAAAGATAATTAGGATTATCAAAAAA GTTTCAGAGGAGGCAGAGAAAGAAAGGTTCAGACAGTTAAGTGCACCCGCAGCACCTCCAAG ATTACTAGTAGACTGGAATCAGCGCCCGAGGTACCACCTCGTATTCCTGAATGGTCTAAAACCAGTTTACACAATGACAAGATTAGAAGCAGACGATGGAACTGCAATTAAGGTGGCAATAATTGAAAGACTTGAAAACAACCGGACGAACATCGTCAGGTTCGGTCCTCTTTCTTCTGTTAGGGTTGAGGTTGTGGCCCTCCATGGCAATTTCAATGCTAAAAGTGAGGAATGCTGGAGCCCAGAAGAGTTTAACAAGCATATAGTATTCGGCCGAGAGAAGAGGGCGCAACTTCTCACAGGCAATCTGACACTGAAGCTCAATGGTGGGGAGGCTCTGCTTGAAAATGCAATTTTCACTGATAACTCCAGCTTCACTAGCACCATGACGTTCAGGCTGGGGTTGAGGCTTGTGCAACCTTCTGGTGAGAGAGTTCTTGAAGGAGTCACTAAGCCTTTTCGTGTGAAGGAACGCAGGGTAGAAG gatttgaaaagcaCTACCCTCCGGTGCTGGACGATGAAGTATGGCGTTTGAAAGGGATAGGCAAAACTGGTGCTTACCACCAGGCCTTGTCAGATAATGGAATCGATTCCGTGAAGAAGTTCTTACAGGCTTATATGAAGGATGAGCAGAAGCTTGTAAAG ATTTTCAACAAGATGCCACAGTCAACATGGAAATCCATCATAGAGCATGCCATGACATGCAAATTTGGCGACAGTCTTTATCTTTATGAAGCTAAGGAAAGCGATGCAGGTCTCTACTTTGATGAGATATATCAGCTTGTTGGGGTGAAGTTTGGTGATTGTTACAAGCCCATTCATCAGCTTGACCAAATAGATAAG AATTTGGTGGACTTCCTGAAGCTAATGGCCTATCAGAATATAGATGGCATTCAGTCTAACTACAAGATGGTGAACAACTATCCTGTACTCCACACGTTCCCTGCTCAGGGCACTTCCCTGATGAGTCCTGTTCTTCCAAACCAGCAGATACTGAACTATG GTCAACACGGTTCATATTTGGGAGAGACTTTTTCAACTAGTCAAGGATTTAGGTCAAATCATTCAAGAGAGAATTTTAGCACGTCCCAAGGATCCAGTAATGTAAGCTAG
- the LOC112884175 gene encoding uncharacterized protein LOC112884175 isoform X2: protein MPHKRLNNMDDESNSSRRNKLKGILQDQSPEPHNLSLKDLKEITNDFSDERLLGQGGFGKVYKGVLRNGDMIAVKKLTWTLTGIQDKQYENEARHLMRLRHPNIVQLVGYCSETEKELVQHNGKYVYAEKPERLLCLEYLPKGSLRMHLSDASSGLDWDTRYKIIKGICYGLHYLHEEWQAGTPIIHRDLKPANILLDDNMVPKIADFGLARLFGELQTRTITKNHWGTLGYMSPEYLNRGIITKELDIFSLGVIIIEIITGDKHYPDNVETSSQEFIELVLTNWKNKLEEVHGTCTSREFDCQQIRKCIDIGLLCVKLDRALRPTTRQIIEMLCSTRGRMRIVKKVKIIRIIKKVSEEAEKERFRQLSAPAAPPRLLVDWNQRPRYHLVFLNGLKPVYTMTRLEADDGTAIKVAIIERLENNRTNIVRFGPLSSVRVEVVALHGNFNAKSEECWSPEEFNKHIVFGREKRAQLLTGNLTLKLNGGEALLENAIFTDNSSFTSTMTFRLGLRLVQPSGERVLEGVTKPFRVKERRVEGFEKHYPPVLDDEVWRLKGIGKTGAYHQALSDNGIDSVKKFLQAYMKDEQKLVKIFNKMPQSTWKSIIEHAMTCKFGDSLYLYEAKESDAGLYFDEIYQLVGVKFGDCYKPIHQLDQIDKLMAYQNIDGIQSNYKMVNNYPVLHTFPAQGTSLMSPVLPNQQILNYGQHGSYLGETFSTSQGFRSNHSRENFSTSQGSSNVS from the exons ATGCCTCACAAAAGATTAAATAATATGGACGATGAGTCTAACTCAAGCAGACGCAACAAACTGAAGGGGATATTACAAGATCAAAGTCCAGAACCCCACAATCTATCACTAAAAGATTTGAAAGAGATAACAAATGATTTTTCTGATGAGCGGCTACTTGGccaaggtggttttggtaaggTGTACAAG GGAGTACTACGAAATGGGGATATGATTGCTGTGAAGAAGCTTACGTGGACACTGACAGGAATTCAGGATAAGCAATATGAGAATGAAGCCCGTCATCTGATGAGGCTTAGACATCCAAACATAGTGCAACTTGTAGGATACTGTTCTGAAACAGAGAAGGAACTTGTACAGCACAATGGGAAATACGTTTATGCTGAGAAGCCAGAAAGGTTACTTTGCTTGGAGTACCTGCCTAAAGGAAGCCTTCGCATGCATCTTTCAG ATGCATCTTCTGGACTTGATTGGGACACACGCTACAAAATTATTAAGGGTATTTGCTATGGTTTACATTATCTTCATGAGGAGTGGCAAGCTGGTACCCCTATTATTCATAGGGACCTTAAACCAGCAAACATATTGCTCGACGATAATATGGTGCCAAAAATCGCTGACTTTGGTTTGGCGAGGCTTTTCGGTGAGCTACAAACTCGAACCATCACAAAAAATCATTGGGGAACATT GGGTTACATGTCACCGGAATACTTAAACAGAGGCATAATCACAAAGGAGTTAGATATATTCAGTTTGGGCGTAATAATTATAGAGATAATTACTGGAGACAAGCACTACCCTGATAATGTTGAAACATCATcccaggaattcattgagctt GTACTTACGAACTGGAAAAATAAGCTCGAAGAAGTGCATGGTACATGTACATCCCGAGAATTTGATTGCCAACAAATAAGAAAGTGCATTGATATTGGTCTACTCTGCGTGAAACTTGATCGGGCGTTAAGGCCAACAACACGACAAATTATCGAGATGCTATGCAGCACGAGGGGGAGAATGAGGATTGTCAAAAAAGTAAAGATAATTAGGATTATCAAAAAA GTTTCAGAGGAGGCAGAGAAAGAAAGGTTCAGACAGTTAAGTGCACCCGCAGCACCTCCAAG ATTACTAGTAGACTGGAATCAGCGCCCGAGGTACCACCTCGTATTCCTGAATGGTCTAAAACCAGTTTACACAATGACAAGATTAGAAGCAGACGATGGAACTGCAATTAAGGTGGCAATAATTGAAAGACTTGAAAACAACCGGACGAACATCGTCAGGTTCGGTCCTCTTTCTTCTGTTAGGGTTGAGGTTGTGGCCCTCCATGGCAATTTCAATGCTAAAAGTGAGGAATGCTGGAGCCCAGAAGAGTTTAACAAGCATATAGTATTCGGCCGAGAGAAGAGGGCGCAACTTCTCACAGGCAATCTGACACTGAAGCTCAATGGTGGGGAGGCTCTGCTTGAAAATGCAATTTTCACTGATAACTCCAGCTTCACTAGCACCATGACGTTCAGGCTGGGGTTGAGGCTTGTGCAACCTTCTGGTGAGAGAGTTCTTGAAGGAGTCACTAAGCCTTTTCGTGTGAAGGAACGCAGGGTAGAAG gatttgaaaagcaCTACCCTCCGGTGCTGGACGATGAAGTATGGCGTTTGAAAGGGATAGGCAAAACTGGTGCTTACCACCAGGCCTTGTCAGATAATGGAATCGATTCCGTGAAGAAGTTCTTACAGGCTTATATGAAGGATGAGCAGAAGCTTGTAAAG ATTTTCAACAAGATGCCACAGTCAACATGGAAATCCATCATAGAGCATGCCATGACATGCAAATTTGGCGACAGTCTTTATCTTTATGAAGCTAAGGAAAGCGATGCAGGTCTCTACTTTGATGAGATATATCAGCTTGTTGGGGTGAAGTTTGGTGATTGTTACAAGCCCATTCATCAGCTTGACCAAATAGATAAG CTAATGGCCTATCAGAATATAGATGGCATTCAGTCTAACTACAAGATGGTGAACAACTATCCTGTACTCCACACGTTCCCTGCTCAGGGCACTTCCCTGATGAGTCCTGTTCTTCCAAACCAGCAGATACTGAACTATG GTCAACACGGTTCATATTTGGGAGAGACTTTTTCAACTAGTCAAGGATTTAGGTCAAATCATTCAAGAGAGAATTTTAGCACGTCCCAAGGATCCAGTAATGTAAGCTAG
- the LOC112887389 gene encoding uncharacterized protein LOC112887389 isoform X2 encodes MPPKKRELEEGGSSGGTPSSQAPALKKRCRSFDLEIRGCRHLQELAAAVKDPLGGYNFSLGTTGPSDMCQYVSPEDACLRHQADTNNCAGLNDAGIEMPFWPGNGPLDESTSAHINMTFNATATYNHWCSRVRSGEHGEAGASALAPQQYCLAGIGLCSWQPSTKPRKHALVWVFLIEDGHGAAYQS; translated from the exons ATGCCGCCGAAGAAGCGGGAGCTGGAGGAGGGCGGCTCCAGCGGCGGCACGCCGTCGTCGCAGGCGCCGGCGCTGAAGAAGCGCTGCCGGTCCTTCGACCT GGAGATCAGGGGGTGCAGGCACCTGCAggagctcgccgccgctgtcAAG GACCCCCTTGGAGGTTATAACTTTTCTTTAGGGACAACTGGGCCAAGTGACATGTGTCAATATGTCTCGCCCGAAGATGCATGTCTCCGGCATCAAGCTGACACTAACAACTGCG CAGGTTTAAATGATGCAGGAATTGAGATGCCCTTCTGGCCAGGCAATGGCCCCTTAGATGAATCAACTTCAGCTCACATCAATATGACATTTAACGCCACGGCAACTTACAATCACTG GTGCTCCAGGGTCAGATCAGGCGAGCATGGAGAGGCAGGTGCAAGCGCCCTCGCACCCCAGCAATACTGCCTCGCAGGCATCGGCCTCTGCTCATGGCAGCCTTCCACCAAGCCAAGAAAACATGCCCTCGTATGGGTCTTTCTAATTGAAGATGGACACGGTGCAGCTTACCAATCCTGA
- the LOC112887389 gene encoding uncharacterized protein LOC112887389 isoform X1, with amino-acid sequence MPPKKRELEEGGSSGGTPSSQAPALKKRCRSFDLEIRGCRHLQELAAAVKDPLGGYNFSLGTTGPSDMCQYVSPEDACLRHQADTNNCAAGLNDAGIEMPFWPGNGPLDESTSAHINMTFNATATYNHWCSRVRSGEHGEAGASALAPQQYCLAGIGLCSWQPSTKPRKHALVWVFLIEDGHGAAYQS; translated from the exons ATGCCGCCGAAGAAGCGGGAGCTGGAGGAGGGCGGCTCCAGCGGCGGCACGCCGTCGTCGCAGGCGCCGGCGCTGAAGAAGCGCTGCCGGTCCTTCGACCT GGAGATCAGGGGGTGCAGGCACCTGCAggagctcgccgccgctgtcAAG GACCCCCTTGGAGGTTATAACTTTTCTTTAGGGACAACTGGGCCAAGTGACATGTGTCAATATGTCTCGCCCGAAGATGCATGTCTCCGGCATCAAGCTGACACTAACAACTGCG CAGCAGGTTTAAATGATGCAGGAATTGAGATGCCCTTCTGGCCAGGCAATGGCCCCTTAGATGAATCAACTTCAGCTCACATCAATATGACATTTAACGCCACGGCAACTTACAATCACTG GTGCTCCAGGGTCAGATCAGGCGAGCATGGAGAGGCAGGTGCAAGCGCCCTCGCACCCCAGCAATACTGCCTCGCAGGCATCGGCCTCTGCTCATGGCAGCCTTCCACCAAGCCAAGAAAACATGCCCTCGTATGGGTCTTTCTAATTGAAGATGGACACGGTGCAGCTTACCAATCCTGA
- the LOC112886371 gene encoding uncharacterized protein LOC112886371 isoform X2, with product MAEMVGSAAAEEILKQAFAGLIGKQQHEEGRDEKEHHMERLEMAQIKLEAAVETSCRWQIKDASLVRWRKKLKRAARECDDTLRGFKQRAAEDEAREQEARGSSFPRRWARATKSIVTALLSRDNSYASSSSAAVRRFERLADSAGEFLRFAELGGTPRRYMFADPLIGHLLAGQELRYRLVRRGQYHLFCVRPIRLEEDRGMEAKLLFMYEDDEAPEKNLCLGSILRLSESTDIVGTIIKFLDLLVAPHFKSTAESVSKELAQLPTQDFWWVPYVDSSHKKHWNSIHSSMTQWFRPDPLCCKQHEPMLSYGGSSSSSTMKLSDVADLEPVIEVSLQRHIPLSECNKHRSKAAEGDTSCLKNVPHLKIGLLFAPHGSSEGLLPSVESSAIEVIDGAEQSGAHTNISLEQLDEFMLPKAIDCLRQKAELTVYQMFWRSKHGAAFLQVGKTGLMKIPPRHVTGVGDRRFMIQRRRDPKLEKWVQLVKDFLDLWAAHAPRKLQSSIVEWIQKVDEKQES from the coding sequence ATGGCGGAGATGGTCGGTTCTGCGGCTGCGGAGGAGATACTAAAGCAGGCCTTTGCAGGTCTGATTGGCAAGCAGCAGCACGAAGAGGGAAGAGATGAGAAGGAGCATCACATGGAGAGGCTGGAGATGGCGCAGATCAAGCTGGAGGCCGCGGTTGAGACATCTTGCAGATGGCAAATCAAGGACGCGTCGCTGGTACGCTGGCGCAAGAAGCTGAAGCGCGCAGCTCGGGAGTGCGACGACACGCTGCGCGGCTTCAAACAGCGTGCCGCCGAAGACGAAGCCAGAGAGCAAGAGGCGAGGGGCTCCTCCTTCCCCAGGCGCTGGGCTCGTGCTACCAAGTCAATCGTCACGGCTCTCCTGAGCCGTGACAACAGCTATGCCTCGAGTAGCTCCGCCGCTGTTCGAAGGTTCGAGAGGCTCGCCGACAGCGCCGGCGAGttcctgaggttcgcggagctCGGCGGCACGCCGCGGCGGTACATGTTCGCCGACCCGCTCATCGGGCACCTCCTCGCCGGCCAAGAGCTGCGATACAGACTCGTCCGGAGAGGCCAGTACCATCTGTTCTGTGTGCGTCCGATTCGCCTGGAGGAGGACCGTGGGATGGAGGCCAAGCTCCTCTTCATGTACGAGGACGACGAGGCGCCGGAGAAGAACCTGTGCCTGGGTTCCATACTGCGGCTCTCCGAGAGCACGGACATAGTTGGCACCATCATCAAGTTCTTGGACCTGCTGGTGGCTCCTCATTTCAAGTCCACAGCTGAGTCTGTCAGCAAGGAGCTCGCCCAGCTGCCGACGCAGGACTTCTGGTGGGTACCGTATGTTGACTCCAGCCACAAGAAGCACTGGaacagcatccacagcagcatgACCCAGTGGTTTCGCCCAGACCCGCTGTGCTGCAAGCAGCATGAGCCCATGCTCTCCTATGgcggaagcagcagcagcagcacaatGAAACTGTCAGATGTGGCTGATCTAGAACCAGTCATCGAAGTGTCCCTGCAGCGCCACATCCCACTGTCCGAGTGCAACAAGCACAGGAGCAAAGCTGCTGAAGGCGACACCAGTTGCCTCAAGAACGTGCCGCATCTAAAGATCGGGCTCCTCTTCGCCCCCCATGGCTCCTCCGAAGGGCTGCTCCCCTCCGTGGAGAGCTCGGCGATCGAGGTGATCGACGGCGCGGAGCAGAGTGGTGCGCACACGAACATTAGCCTCGAGCAGCTGGACGAGTTCATGCTGCCCAAGGCGATCGACTGCCTCCGCCAGAAGGCCGAACTGACGGTGTACCAGATGTTCTGGAGGTCCAAGCATGGCGCCGCTTTCCTTCAGGTGGGGAAGACGGGCCTGATGAAGATACCACCGAGACACGTCACAGGGGTCGGGGACAGGAGGTTCATGATCCAGCGACGCCGGGACCCCAAGCTAGAGAAATGGGTTCAGCTTGTCAAAGACTTCCTGGATCTGTGGGCTGCGCATGCTCCTCGTAAGCTTCAGAGCTCGATCGTGGAATGGATTCAAAAGGTGGATGAAAAGCAG
- the LOC112886371 gene encoding uncharacterized protein LOC112886371 isoform X1, with protein sequence MAEMVGSAAAEEILKQAFAGLIGKQQHEEGRDEKEHHMERLEMAQIKLEAAVETSCRWQIKDASLVRWRKKLKRAARECDDTLRGFKQRAAEDEAREQEARGSSFPRRWARATKSIVTALLSRDNSYASSSSAAVRRFERLADSAGEFLRFAELGGTPRRYMFADPLIGHLLAGQELRYRLVRRGQYHLFCVRPIRLEEDRGMEAKLLFMYEDDEAPEKNLCLGSILRLSESTDIVGTIIKFLDLLVAPHFKSTAESVSKELAQLPTQDFWWVPYVDSSHKKHWNSIHSSMTQWFRPDPLCCKQHEPMLSYGGSSSSSTMKLSDVADLEPVIEVSLQRHIPLSECNKHRSKAAEGDTSCLKNVPHLKIGLLFAPHGSSEGLLPSVESSAIEVIDGAEQSGAHTNISLEQLDEFMLPKAIDCLRQKAELTVYQMFWRSKHGAAFLQVGKTGLMKIPPRHVTGVGDRRFMIQRRRDPKLEKWVQLVKDFLDLWAAHAPRKLQSSIVEWIQKVDEKQTVGPCFVCLLF encoded by the exons ATGGCGGAGATGGTCGGTTCTGCGGCTGCGGAGGAGATACTAAAGCAGGCCTTTGCAGGTCTGATTGGCAAGCAGCAGCACGAAGAGGGAAGAGATGAGAAGGAGCATCACATGGAGAGGCTGGAGATGGCGCAGATCAAGCTGGAGGCCGCGGTTGAGACATCTTGCAGATGGCAAATCAAGGACGCGTCGCTGGTACGCTGGCGCAAGAAGCTGAAGCGCGCAGCTCGGGAGTGCGACGACACGCTGCGCGGCTTCAAACAGCGTGCCGCCGAAGACGAAGCCAGAGAGCAAGAGGCGAGGGGCTCCTCCTTCCCCAGGCGCTGGGCTCGTGCTACCAAGTCAATCGTCACGGCTCTCCTGAGCCGTGACAACAGCTATGCCTCGAGTAGCTCCGCCGCTGTTCGAAGGTTCGAGAGGCTCGCCGACAGCGCCGGCGAGttcctgaggttcgcggagctCGGCGGCACGCCGCGGCGGTACATGTTCGCCGACCCGCTCATCGGGCACCTCCTCGCCGGCCAAGAGCTGCGATACAGACTCGTCCGGAGAGGCCAGTACCATCTGTTCTGTGTGCGTCCGATTCGCCTGGAGGAGGACCGTGGGATGGAGGCCAAGCTCCTCTTCATGTACGAGGACGACGAGGCGCCGGAGAAGAACCTGTGCCTGGGTTCCATACTGCGGCTCTCCGAGAGCACGGACATAGTTGGCACCATCATCAAGTTCTTGGACCTGCTGGTGGCTCCTCATTTCAAGTCCACAGCTGAGTCTGTCAGCAAGGAGCTCGCCCAGCTGCCGACGCAGGACTTCTGGTGGGTACCGTATGTTGACTCCAGCCACAAGAAGCACTGGaacagcatccacagcagcatgACCCAGTGGTTTCGCCCAGACCCGCTGTGCTGCAAGCAGCATGAGCCCATGCTCTCCTATGgcggaagcagcagcagcagcacaatGAAACTGTCAGATGTGGCTGATCTAGAACCAGTCATCGAAGTGTCCCTGCAGCGCCACATCCCACTGTCCGAGTGCAACAAGCACAGGAGCAAAGCTGCTGAAGGCGACACCAGTTGCCTCAAGAACGTGCCGCATCTAAAGATCGGGCTCCTCTTCGCCCCCCATGGCTCCTCCGAAGGGCTGCTCCCCTCCGTGGAGAGCTCGGCGATCGAGGTGATCGACGGCGCGGAGCAGAGTGGTGCGCACACGAACATTAGCCTCGAGCAGCTGGACGAGTTCATGCTGCCCAAGGCGATCGACTGCCTCCGCCAGAAGGCCGAACTGACGGTGTACCAGATGTTCTGGAGGTCCAAGCATGGCGCCGCTTTCCTTCAGGTGGGGAAGACGGGCCTGATGAAGATACCACCGAGACACGTCACAGGGGTCGGGGACAGGAGGTTCATGATCCAGCGACGCCGGGACCCCAAGCTAGAGAAATGGGTTCAGCTTGTCAAAGACTTCCTGGATCTGTGGGCTGCGCATGCTCCTCGTAAGCTTCAGAGCTCGATCGTGGAATGGATTCAAAAGGTGGATGAAAAGCAG ACTGTTGGACCCtgttttgtttgtttgcttttttaa